A window of the Hordeum vulgare subsp. vulgare chromosome 5H, MorexV3_pseudomolecules_assembly, whole genome shotgun sequence genome harbors these coding sequences:
- the LOC123399370 gene encoding uncharacterized protein LOC123399370, protein MDGSFGRRRSGSHGGVDGEWRRWAVLVATVWVQALTGTNFDFSAYSSALKASMGVSQQSLNYLATASDLGKAFGWSSGLALLYMPLPAVLLLSAALGLASYALQYCILLPSSTLAATLPYPAVFLICLAAGCSICWFNTVCFVVCIRSFSAANRPLALSLSISFNGLSAAFYTLFANALSPYSPSVYLLLNAILPLAASIVALPAILLCHPHDHSSLRSVPKHDRRVFLCFYTIAFVTGIYLLTFGSVTTTSSAARAVLMGAMALLTLPLIIPAASSCSDVGTHGPDTELAFNHNDPQKPLLLNHDDHTETNGSMAHKTEELQPKGCCCGTILDKGCVLVLGEEHSAKKLIRCVDFWLYYTAYFCGATVGLVYSNNLGQIAQSLQCQPQLTMLLAIYSSCSFFGRLLSALPDFLHGRVSFARTGWLAAALVPMPVAFFLMWKLHDVNTLIAGTALIGLSSGFIFAAAVSVTSELFGPNSIGVNHNILITNIPLGSLLYGQIAALVYDANGLKSTVLDKLTGTVDTMIVCMGAKCYSNTFFVWGCITLLGLASSIALFLRTRQAYATAAGQSSSNYKRLDIEWRREGRTEAGVDHEKFHGGAYGRAADGDLHPTVKGVVDDDEDASRESEPEMKEEEAMASMGTLPGWLRLDTVGMDILSIAAPAVLALAADPIAALVDTAFVGHIGSTELAAVGVSISIFNLVSKLFNVPLLNVTTSFVAEQQAVDDGYRRTGENEFRRSPDKLTEERKFLPAVTTSLALASGIGLMETVALIFGSGTLMDVIGIPVDSPVRIPAEQFLAFRAYGAPPIIVALAAQGAFRGLMDTKTPLYAIGVGNLVNAILDAIFVFPLGLGVRGAALATVTSEYVIACILLWKLNSKVVIFSGKIIAGGVIRYLKSGGLLIGRTIAVLLTMTLSTSLAAKEGAIPMAGHQLCLQVWLTISLLNDALALAGQALLATEYTKRNYKQSRIVLYRVLQIGGATGMALAIILLFGFESFSLLFTDDPAVLAIAKSGVWFVAISQPINAVAFVIDGLYYGVSDFAYAAYSMFFAGAISSAFLLVAAPQFGLGGVWAGLILFMSLRAVAGLWRLGSKGGPWNLILSETDLRDKM, encoded by the exons ATGGACggcagcttcggccgccgccggaGCGGCAGCCATGGCGGCGTGGACGGcgagtggcggcggtgggcggtgCTGGTGGCGACGGTGTGGGTGCAGGCGCTGACGGGGACCAACTTCGACTTCTCGGCCTACTCGTCGGCGCTCAAGGCGTCCATGGGCGTCTCCCAGCAGTCCCTCAACTACCTGGCCACCGCGTCCGACCTCGGCAAGGCGTTCGGCTGGTCGTCGGGGCTGGCGCTGCTCTACATGCCGCTGCCGGCGGTGCTGCTCCTGTCCGCCGCGCTCGGCCTCGCCTCCTACGCCCTCCAGTACTgcatcctcctcccctcctccacgCTCGCCGCCACCCTCCCCTACCCCGCG GTGTTCTTGATCTGCCTGGCAGCAGGGTGCAGCATCTGTTGGTTCAACACGGTCTGCTTCGTGGTCTGCATACGCAGCTTCTCCGCAGCCAACCGCCCCCTGGCCCTCTCCCTTTCCATAAGCTTCAACGGGCTCAGCGCTGCCTTCTACACCCTCTTCGCCAACGCTCTCTCCCCGTATTCCCCATCCGTCTACCTCCTCCTCAATGCCATCCTCCCCCTCGCCGCCTCCATCGTTGCGCTCCCAGCGATCCTCCTCTGCCATCCACATGATCACAGCAGCCTCCGCAGTGTGCCAAAGCATGACAGGCGTGTCTTCCTCTGCTTCTACACCATTGCATTCGTCACCGGCATATATTTACTGACCTTCGGTTCTGTCACCACAACCAGCTCTGCTGCAAGGGCCGTCCTCATGGGCGCCATGGCCCTCCTCACACTTCCTCTCATCATCCCTGCCGCCTCGAGTTGTTCTGATGTAGGCACGCATGGTCCTGACACTGAATTGGCATTCAACCACAATGATCCACAAAAGCCGCTCCTTCTCAACCATGATGACCATACCGAGACCAACGGCAGCATGGCACATAAAACAGAGGAATTGCAGCCCAAGGGCTGTTGCTGTGGGACGATACTGGATAAGGGCTGTGTGTTGGTTCTTGGTGAGGAGCATAGTGCAAAGAAGCTCATCCGGTGTGTTGATTTTTGGCTCTACTACACAGCATACTTTTGTGGTGCCACTGTTGGGCTGGTGTACAGCAACAACTTGGGGCAGATTGCACAATCGTTGCAATGTCAACCACAGCTCACCATGCTTCTTGCAATTTACTCCTCTTGCTCCTTCTTCGGCCGCCTTCTCTCTGCActccctgacttccttcacgg GAGGGTGTCATTTGCTCGGACAGGGTGGCTTGCGGCAGCGTTGGTGCCCATGCCAGTTGCTTTCTTCTTAATGTGGAAATTGCACGATGTAAACACTCTGATAGCAGGAACGGCGTTAATTGGCCTAAGCTCAGGTTTCATCTTCGCTGCGGCAGTGTCAGTGACATCCGAGCTCTTTGGACCAAATAGCATCGGTGTGAACCATAACATCCTCATCACCAATATCCCTCTTGGCTCACTCCTCTATGGACAGATTGCCGCCCTGGTATATGATGCAAATGGATTGAAGAGTACGGTACTGGACAAACTCACTGGCACGGTTGACACCATGATAGTGTGCATGGGTGCGAAGTGCTACTCAAACACATTCTTTGTGTGGGGTTGCATCACATTGCTGGGCTTGGCATCAAGCATAGCCCTATTCTTGAGAACAAGACAGGCTTACGCTACTGCTGCTGGTCAATCTAGTT ctaattACAAGAGGTTGGATATTGAATGGAGGAGGGAGGGACGCACAGAAGCcggtgtggatcatgaaaagttcCATGGCGGCGCCTATGGCCGCGCCGCCGACGGCGATCTTCAT CCGACAGTCAAGGGCGtggtcgacgacgacgaggacgcttCCCGGGAGTCAGAGCCTGAAATGAAGGAGGAGGAAGCTATGGCTTCGATGGGCACGCTGCCGGGATGGCTCAGGCTTGACACGGTTGGGATGGATATTCTGAGCATCGCCGCGCCCGCTGTGCTCGCGCTCGCCGCAGACCCCATCGCTGCGCTCGTCGACACCGCCTTCGTCGGCCATATAG GTTCAACTGAACTTGCTGCCGTGGGTGTATCCATTTCGATCTTCAATTTGGTGTCCAAGTTATTTAATGTTCCACTTCTTAACGTGACCACATCTTTTGTTGCTGAGCAGCAAGCGGTAGATGATGGTTATAGAAGAACAGGAGAAA ATGAATTTCGAAGATCCCCAGATAAGTTGACTGAAGAAAGGAAGTTTCTTCCGGCAGTCACGACATCTTTGGCTCTAGCTTCTGGTATTGGGTTGATGGAAACTGTGGCACTTATTTTTGGATCTGGAACATTGATGGATGTCATCGGTATACCAGTG GATTCCCCGGTGCGTATACCAGCCGAGCAATTTCTTGCTTTTAGGGCATATGGTGCTCCACCTATCATAGTAGCACTTGCAGCACAGGGTGCATTTCGTGGGTTGATGGATACAAAGACACCTTTGTACGCTATTG gtGTTGGTAACCTAGTAAATGCAATACTTGATGCCATATTTGTCTTTCCGCTTGGTTTAGGAGTAAGAGGTGCTGCGTTGGCGACTGTAACATCTGA GTACGTGATAGCTTGCATCCTCCTTTGGAAGTTGAATAGTAAAGTAGTAATCTTCTCAGGAAAGATTATTGCTGGTGGAGTGATCCGCTACCTGAAATCAG GTGGACTGCTGATCGGTAGGACCATAGCAGTGCTCCTCACCATGACACTGTCGACATCTCTCGCTGCAAAGGAAGGGGCTATTCCAATGGCTGGCCATCAGTTATGCTTGCAAGTATGGTTAACAATCTCTTTACTCAATGATGCGTTAGCTCTTGCTGGACAG GCTCTACTTGCAACTGAATATACGAAAAGAAATTACAAGCAGTCGCGCATTGTTCTGTACAGAGTTCTGCAG ATTGGAGGGGCGACTGGTATGGCACTCGCTATAATCTTGCTTTTCGGGTTTGAGTCTTTCTCCTTGCTTTTCACAGACGATCCAGCAGTTCTGGCTATTGCCAAATCTGGAGTATGG TTCGTCGCCATCTCCCAGCCAATAAACGCTGTTGCTTTTGTGATTGATGGGCTCTATTATGGTGTATCTGACTTCGCATATGCTGCATACTCCATG TTCTTTGCAGGAGCCATATCGTCGGCTTTCCTACTCGTTGCCGCTCCTCAATTTGGTCTTGGTGGCGTCTGGGCCGGTCTCATTCTTTTTATGAGTTTGCGAGCAGTTGCTGGGTTGTGGAG GTTAGGGAGCAAAGGTGGACCCTGGAACTTGATCTTGTCAGAGACTGACTTACGCGACAAAATGTGA